A single Pseudomonas putida DNA region contains:
- a CDS encoding phosphoethanolamine transferase: MLNFKSLRTEWVTLLASVYLLVGLNMFLWEHLQEVVPAGLSGLWLSLAFAVLMLFAFNLVLTLFAFRYVLKPLLIVLFVSGASAAYFMNQYGVLIDAGMFRNMAETNVTEVRDLMSFKFAAYILLLGVLPSILLWKAQIAYRPWHRELLGKLVVSGACVVALGSVALVNYQGLSSLFRNHHELRLMLTPSNVVGATIGYVNERVGTAARPFQNYGEDAKRDVAWQKHERKSLTVLVVGESARADHFGVLGYDRDTTPNLARQQGLLSFSDVHSCGTETAVSVPCMFSGMKRKEYDARVAKNREGLLDILQRAGLAVQWRDNQSGCKGTCDRVQFIDVSNLKDPQLCASGECHDEILLQGLGELIDNLDKDTVLVLHQMGSHGPEYFKRYPKGGERFTPVCQSNALNQCSEQEIINGYDNTLAYTDKVLSSLIDTLRSKQDKVDTAMIYLSDHGESLGEYNLFLHGTPYAIAPEQQKHVPLLTWFSDSYKEDFGLDTDCLAKLSDAPLSQDNLFHSMLGLLQVRTEVYQQSLDMFASCRPWLAAQR; this comes from the coding sequence ATGCTCAACTTCAAATCCCTGCGGACTGAATGGGTCACGCTGTTGGCCAGCGTTTACCTGCTGGTCGGTCTCAACATGTTCCTCTGGGAGCACCTGCAAGAGGTGGTGCCCGCAGGGCTGTCAGGGCTTTGGCTGAGCCTGGCGTTCGCCGTGCTGATGCTGTTCGCGTTCAACCTGGTATTGACGCTGTTCGCCTTCCGTTATGTATTGAAACCGCTATTGATCGTGTTGTTCGTGAGTGGCGCGAGTGCCGCTTACTTCATGAACCAGTACGGCGTACTTATTGATGCCGGCATGTTCCGTAACATGGCCGAGACCAATGTTACGGAAGTGCGCGATCTGATGTCGTTCAAGTTCGCCGCGTATATTCTGTTGCTCGGCGTATTGCCCTCGATATTGCTGTGGAAAGCGCAGATCGCCTACCGCCCGTGGCACCGCGAATTGCTGGGCAAGCTGGTGGTCAGCGGTGCCTGCGTGGTGGCCCTGGGCTCGGTGGCACTGGTCAACTATCAAGGGCTGTCGTCGCTGTTTCGCAACCACCACGAACTGCGCCTGATGCTCACCCCGAGCAATGTCGTCGGCGCGACCATCGGTTACGTCAACGAGCGCGTCGGTACTGCAGCGCGACCGTTCCAGAATTATGGCGAAGATGCCAAGCGTGATGTGGCCTGGCAGAAACACGAGCGCAAGTCGCTGACCGTGCTGGTGGTGGGTGAAAGTGCGCGGGCCGATCACTTCGGCGTGCTGGGCTATGACCGCGATACTACCCCGAACCTTGCCAGGCAACAGGGCTTGCTGAGTTTCTCCGATGTGCATTCCTGCGGTACCGAAACCGCCGTCTCGGTGCCCTGCATGTTCTCTGGCATGAAGCGCAAGGAATACGACGCCCGTGTGGCGAAGAACCGCGAAGGGCTGCTGGACATCCTCCAGCGTGCCGGCCTGGCCGTGCAGTGGCGCGACAACCAGTCGGGCTGCAAGGGCACCTGCGACCGCGTGCAGTTCATCGACGTCAGCAACCTCAAGGACCCGCAGTTGTGCGCCAGCGGCGAGTGCCATGACGAAATCCTCCTGCAAGGCCTGGGCGAGCTGATCGACAACCTCGACAAGGACACCGTGCTGGTGCTGCACCAGATGGGCAGCCACGGCCCCGAGTACTTCAAGCGCTACCCCAAAGGCGGCGAGCGCTTCACCCCGGTGTGCCAGAGCAACGCGCTGAACCAGTGCAGCGAGCAGGAAATCATCAACGGCTACGACAACACCCTGGCCTACACTGACAAGGTGTTGTCCTCGCTGATCGATACCCTGCGCAGCAAGCAGGACAAGGTCGACACTGCGATGATCTACCTGTCGGACCATGGCGAGTCGCTGGGCGAGTACAACCTGTTCCTGCACGGCACCCCTTATGCCATTGCCCCGGAACAACAGAAGCATGTGCCGTTGCTGACCTGGTTCTCCGACAGCTACAAAGAGGACTTCGGCCTCGACACCGACTGCCTGGCCAAGCTCAGCGATGCACCGCTGTCGCAGGACAACCTGTTCCACTCGATGCTGGGCCTGCTGCAGGTGCGCACCGAGGTCTACCAGCAGTCGCTGGACATGTTTGCCAGCTGCCGGCCGTGGTTGGCTGCCCAGCGCTGA